Below is a genomic region from Miscanthus floridulus cultivar M001 chromosome 1, ASM1932011v1, whole genome shotgun sequence.
ggtccttttcaaatccaacaatgatgtggaccagtcgcctatcgcgtcaagctaccagatcacatgtcagcggtgcatgatatctttcatgtatctcagttaaagaagtgtcttcaagtacctgaccaagagatcgactttggtgatgtagaactagaacctgatttgacttatgccgagtaccccattagagtcttagatcagaaagatcgagtcactcgcagacgtacaatcaagttctacaaagtacaatggaatcaacacacgaaagatgaagctacttgggagtccgaggactacttagaagagaactttcctgacttcttcgcttctatctagttgcaataccttatctatattgtaacttgtcttgttgttAACAAAATGGAAAACCccttcactagccttttgaataaagttatgatgtgttagcttgacacatttccttttccattacttagccttaagttttaaatctcaggacgagatttctttaagggggaagggttgtaacacctctgatgttttgacctagcactaaaaaaattgacatgtcatcatgtgcattgcaaagcattcatatagtataaagttttgaatgcattcactaaataaggtttatttcgtaatgttgttatttcatgtgatgtgtttcaaaaacactaaataaagatcatgaccacaagggtcaaatttcatgtgatcatgtgaggccatgtgtcatttgactcaaataaccctaatgggccatgttactggtcaaaaatcaaaatttaagtaaaaggaagacaaatcaaatttgaattcaaattcaatttataaaagtcctttttgccccttttcactaattcaaaatccatgtggaaattggggttgaggcaaaaagcaaagttggagattattttatgtagatcaactttggtattcaaagtttttcaagtttacatatcaaatttggagtaattttaaaattattcaaatgctcaaatgtaccccaaattcaaatttcaaaatggaggcagaatttgaaaatatttctagaagcaaagttgtagagtttgaaaaattgaacaacttatatttttggagattttcaacttctttagaaaatttgtgagtaatttgaaaaatggacgcagtggcagttctgtaaatttttcaaaaatctacctccacctctctgcttgccgccggcgccacgcggagatcaccgccgatcgggttttgccgctttcacgcgcagtgacacgccaatacctccgtggcgagttcgcccgtgtgctgtcaacaccgcacgccctccttcttgctataaataggagcacgccgtcgtcattcGGAGTTTTTCCGTCGACTGCTCGTCGCCAGTGTCTTGCCCGCACTCGCGCAATTCGTTCTCGCCGTAGTATCTAGGGCCAATTGCTTTGGCCAGaagctccgcctcgtcttcctgctcctcccaagcctgatcatgtcgctcctggaagtccagcgccgccgcgcgacttcgtcttcttcggagccggccggagctccgccatcctcGGTCTCACGTGGTCCCGTCGATCCAGTACACCTCCGCCTTCATAgagtctacctacgtgatcacggtgagctcctgaatgtGAAGACCGTTTCGCTTTAGTCCCTACTGCAGCGTCACCGTGGCTACGCCGTACACCATCGTGCCCAGTCCGCCATGCCCGGCGTGGAGGTGTCTCCAGTGCACCTTTTCCTTTTCTGATAGCTGAGATTGGTTCGGGGGAAgtagtagatcattttggtgaggtctgttttgccggagcgtcaccgtcggcgcattttgtggccggtcagtgagggcagcgccgtcgtgacatgtttgagtcactgacgggtggggtcagcctgtcagtgcgagtgaggaagaagaacagtgatgattttttatttctgaatttgtgaatagtgctaaaactttgggaatttgtaggaaattcatgatagctccaaaaattctgaaattttgtgtgtagcttctgtacatgttctagtatgatttaaaaatttgaaacttgaaatttgaataaatttttaatgttcaaatattcagtccattaattgaaaaatgcaatttccataatttttgtaggtcactgtataattccaaaaattatgaaatttgttttggtacactaatttgtcatgaggaagcttacataaaattttcaagtcatttggaacaagttcatttttgggcttaattccaaattaattcaaaaataaataaaggcaaaccctaagtgtttgattagtgttggatcttgttttggtcatgttttgtgactagtagggtttcaagatccatttggtcaagtcacatgtgtggttcttgatggtaggattgcaagttggttttgttggcttgcaactgtaccgtgaaataaaatccttTGCGGgatgtttttacatttcatgtaccgtgaaagcatcatgttaaagcatatgttatcatttcgtgtagaacctgagagtgaaacgattctagttgagcaagttctggaagaatccccggttgtcacggtaTTCGATAAtcatggtactgatccggaacctaagatcgtcaacgaaggcaagccccggtttatgcattaagccattaccttgttactttgaaaagtttatcacctatgttacttattgcattaagttgatcaattcaaatattacctacttgatgcattgcctaccttgttacttgtttaccatccttgaagatgtttttatttacaaaggcgtagaatgcttagtatgctttatgataggctttcaaagcaaaagttttgatacaatcaaagatggcatactggccaaagaaagaaagaaggtagaatgaactagagactagtcgggtgacttatcttgaatgttgggtaatgttgccgactatgtcacttgaaggccactcattgtggatcttctgaacgagacactttgtagtactggtcacatactccggtaagcctacttcggctaatccgatactaagacgaatgcccacgcactgggagtggagagatggcgggagtagcgtgtaccctcgtggctggaatgtggccggatttgaggtgtgctgtgctctcgggtggcgtggagacggcttagtatgggaggatccggtagcgaggttgatatatgcaagattaagttctacatatgtcgtgtgataaggaatccccagctgggacttgaatcaattcaaattgccggtgctccgtggatatggagactcgattcattacagaagcaatgcaggactggtgaattactaaaatatgagaaaaaagaatggaatgagaaggaatggaatatgggaaatgtatatttagttgagataatgaactaaaaggacttaggggtaaaatttaagaataggataaatatagtaagcttttggcaaaggactttgaattttgctacacccttaccttgtcccaaacccctgcatccctaaagtcttacacccgttacgtcgggttagtcttgttgagtacttttgtactcagggtttgttaacccttgttgcaggtgagtcgcatgcgcaggcttgttttggtccctgctgcatctCTGTGTTTAAAGTCAATGACGacgaggaatgatgaatggcctttggacaaggcattagtttgtttgataaataaagttaatgtaatattatcccgctactatggttgtatgacacttatggtattgtaagtttgaaaacaactggtttgtaactatgttatcttaagacttccgctatcttttactctggtatatatatttgaataaactgttgtaatctgcaatgtctgtgattgggatcctgtttgaaaagagaatcgtggatgattcgggtttcccgaggacacccgacagacctgttgagttgttgggaactcgtgttcgctatccgaggtctgtcaagacgacgataggtacacgtgggcccgatttcttaggaggttctgccacacatgtTATCTGGTGCTTGTACATATTATCAAATTTATGAAGGCAGCATTGATGCCCTAGAGTTTTGTACAAGCAAATCTGTATAATCTATCTAACttaatgcatgcatatatgtatgCTGAGCTACGTTGTTCCTTAATGTCAAGATTATATAGTTGTGAGAATGTCATTTACATGGAAATACATTGTAATAAACCAAAAAGAATTAATCATCAGTACAATACAAAGGTATATCAGACAGTTCCATTAACATGTTCCTCGATGATACAAATATACATGCCTCAGATCAATGAAAGCTTGTTTCCTCAGCATGCAAAATTACCAATTAAGTTACACATGCATTTACACCCATCTCAACAACACAATTACATGGAACATATATAGGTACATCTCCTCAAAATAGATAATCTTGGAGCATCATCCAACAAGTGATGCACCACAGTAAGATCATCCTGATCAATGACACATATATGCTATATATGTATCTCCGCCATTATATCTGCTCCAGCTAGCTTTACTTATTTTTTTAGCCATTGCACCTGTTAATAGTAATCGCCTGCtttaattttaaatttcactGCAAGTTAATTAAGCACGGGATCGGATGATAACCTCAATGCAGCGTCGATGGCGGCGGGGCGGCGGCGTACCAGTGGAAGGGCACCCTGCCGGACTCGATCCGCGCGACGTCCACGACGAGCTGCTGGTAGTGGCcggggcgcctcctcctcctcctccggcggcgcgggcgcgggcgggggcGGCGCTGGCGTGGGCGGGGGCGGCGCTGGCGTGGGTGGGCGCGggcgtgcgtgcgtgtgtgcggtgtgtgtgggccggctaGGCCGGcaggttaaatcccccctttgccgagtgccccgatctggcactcggcaaagtttttttaaattctttgccgagtgccacccggcctggcactcggcaaagaggtttttttaaaaaaaaaattaaattctttaccgagtgccatacgtcctaacactcggcaaagaggctcctttgccgagtgtcattttttgacactcggcaaaccatatttttttttccacttttgacctccaaactttttctgcagtcctcatacaatacctgataCTCCATGTTCCATTGTGGCACATTTCttagactttttctatatttctttaatttatttcatttaattgaattttcttggataattcaaattataactgctagtcattcgaataatgaaaaaaatgaatggaaaaatgatattcatgttatttagtataatgtgaggccgtatccaggaacagaccaccaatttcgaacatcttgttcacgaaacatgaccacgaacttgcggtcgagttatttttaaattctataaaaagcaaacgaagcccgaaaatcatgaaacttgtcaagatgtcatgatatcatatgtggaggctgtgataaaaaaatgagaaggttttgcgcaagttgtcacgtacgatgcttaccacctcgtcggcctcttcacgaaatcatgaaacttcttcggagattcttcggtttacaagcatcgtacgtgacaacttacgcgaaaccttctcaaatttttatcaaagcctccacatatgatatcatgacatcttgacaagtttcatgattttcggacttcgtttgctttttataaaatttaaaaacaactcgaccgcaagttcgtggtcatgtttcgtgaacaagatgttcgaaattggtggtctgttcctggatacggcctcacattatactaaataacatgaatatcatttttccattcattttttttcattattcgaatgactagcagttataatttgaattatccaagaaaattcaattaaatgaaataaattaaagaaatatagaaaaagtccgagaaatgtgccacattggaacatggagtaccaggtattgtatgaggactgcagaaaaagtttggaggtcaaaagcgaaaaaatatggtttgccgagtgtcaaaaatggcactcggcaaaggagcctctttgccgagtgtcagggttaacggcggctgccggccgttaacggtggcggccctttgccgagtgtcaagagaataacactcggcaaagaccagtttgccaagtgttattgtttgccgagtgctcggcactcggcaaaccacctctttaccaagtgccagttgtttgccgagtgctttctctctgtcactcggcaaatagctcctttgccgagtgtccgataaaaagcactcggcaaagtctgggacactcggcaaaaaagccgtctccggtagtgttcgcttcgctaaaaaaaagCTGAAGCACTGTTTCGACTGATTTGTTACGAAAGAAAAACACGGTTCTGACTGAAAAAAACGAGCTATCCGCTTCGGTGTGGCGCCCTTAAAACGGGGAAAGAATTTCTCAACAACAGAGCCAGAGGAGGTCCAATCCTTGTGTAGTGTGAAACTGACCCCACAAAACCTCAGATGACTGATGACACGCCACTTTCCACATAACACATGATCGACAAGAGCCCACAAACAGcattcagaaataaaaatgaaaTCAAATCTAGCATAGCATTGTATAGTCTGCGAGAAAATTATAATCTGACGAAAACCTTATATTTTTCGCCTACTTCATAATGATTAGTTAATCGAAGGAGGGAACAGCGGTGCTGGGCAAATCCAACTCCAGCTCGTCAGACCTGCGATCACCACTAGCAACCTTGTCCTGCTGCTTCCTCCCAAACAAACCGCCAAACCACCCAGCACGGCCAGAGTCAGCGACCGGAACCTCCTCGACCACGATCGGCGCCGCCGGCGGCACTCCGAGGAAGCCAGGCGGCACGTACTGGGCAGCAGGATCCTGTCCTGCTGGGTACTCCTGCTGCATCATCAGGTCCTCCGGCGGAGGCGGGTTAGCCATGGTGCGGTTGAGCATGATCCCGGCACCCTCGATGAGCGCGAGGAACACGCCCCCGAACACGGCGCCCCTTCCGGTGGCTAGGATGCCCTTGCGCAGCTGGAGGAGGCCCCCGGTCGCGGCGCCGGCGACGATGGAGTTCCAGGGGTCCTCCTTCTTGCGCGCGTAGACCATGGCGCAGTCGAAGGTGGAGAAGAGGCTGCCCCAGACGGCGAAGTTGCCCCCGATGCGCGGCGCGTTCATGCGGACGGCCGTGGCGCCGCCCGCGAGGCGGTGGCCGTTGGGGGAGTCGCGGAGGCCCTTGACGAAGTGGAAGAGGGAGCCGCCCACGGCTCCCATCCCGAAGGTGTTGCCGACGTCCTCGAGGATGCGGTCCGGGCACGGCTGCCCGTTCAAATCCGGCGAGCTCGTCATCTCGCGAACCTCCCCTGGGGACGGCGGCCTAAACTTGGAAGACACGTTGGTTGGGAATCGCGAGTTGGGAGGCGGAGGGGACGAAGCACAGGGTTTTGTATCGATCCAAACTCCGGGTCCGGGTCCGGGTCCGGGTCCGGGACCGGGGTCGATGGTGCTGTGCTGGGCCATGCCCGCAAGTAGGGCATAATCAGATCGGCGATACGGGCCCATATTGCTCATACATattatttgtttttatttttcccTCGGATTGTGAATCATACACGGATAGTCATCGGAGACATATTCGAATAGGATTATGAATACGGATAAATATATATGTGTCGAATATGGAATGAGTCGCATCGGGTACCATTATTTCTTCAGATATGCTCACTCCGTTGAGGTACGTGCATCCAAAGAGAGCACGTGAGACTAAAATAAGAAGTGGTTACGCCTTATATATTAAGACAGAGAGAGTATTGAGTAAAAGCAACTTCCATATGGTCAAAAGTGATTTTTAGAGCCTGTTATCAAAACCGTTACGGTATAAGATAAGTCATTTTTATGAACAGTTCTATTAAACACATCAGTCCCTAAAAATAATTTTCAGAGAATTCTCTAAGGCAAATCTCTCTAAGAATAACGGTTTGCTAAGTAAACTCCTcttgaaaaaaatatataaaagaccCCTGTAGTTTTATATAGCAGTGTTAAAGGATGAAACCAccctagttgctagatttaggatTAGGAAAATATTTTCTTCCACATTCAACTTTCCGCTTGATATCTGAATTGTCATGTTCCAAACATTAACTTAGACAAAAGGATAGTTTATCATTGCAGCTTATGAACattgattttactatgtatctaaacacagtttatatatatttaaataaatacatagcaaaagctattttcctctcataaattcctccagattcatccagattcttccagaattcctccaagcgaacggggcctatctggaggaatctggatgaatctggaggaatttgtgagagaaaaatactgttccagatgaaaaaaaagcggatcaagccgggtttaaaggcacgcgaacggggccataattaATTTGAAATATAGAAATATTGATTTATACACTTATGTCCCGTTTGAAACACAAGGATTTTTTCCATGTTCCTGAATCATTTAAAATAACAAATTAGAGCCATAGCctttgaaaaaaaatattataacAAAATAAATGGTAAATAGAATTCTCACGGGGCTTTCAAGCAAATACATGTTTCCGAACAATTTATTTCTTTAGAGAGGATCCCAACAATTTATTTAAGTCtatatgtttttttttatctCAAACCCTATGTTGAATAAAACATCCGCTATCCCGATGGAATTTTGGAGGATTActgctttttttttgtttttctaagaaccatgtgttttatgcagtttcaacacatgaatttttttgcaccatatgattaagatccaacagcctccacccttcttctacctctagcctccagcctccacagatcacaatttttttttctatggaaggacaaatcacagatccgccgccgccgctaccgccgccaccgccatggccggtgcgggGGTGGGGAGGCGCGTCGGGCACGAGCGcgggcgccgccaccgccactgtcATGGCCAGCGTGGGCGCGGGGAGGCGCGCCGGCGCCGGGGCGAGCTCACCGGTCGCCGACGTCGACGccggtggtcaccggtgagaaagagagaggaagagagatataaaaaaaatccatatattttttttattaaaacaCATGTgtattgtatagcatttctgtttttTTAAACAATACCGTTTTTTTTTGTCAACCGTGCTCGACAGTCGACCCAAAGCGCACCCGTGCAAAATCCGGAAGGACATGGTGGGGCCCAGCCCAAAGCCTCGAAGTCGAACGCTACTAGACGCCACGTAGGCACGTACTCCCGTTCCTAGGCAcagtttagatgcaaatttttttgcaaaatgtaACTGTAGCgcatttcgttgttatttggcaattagtgtccaatcatagcctaattaggcttaaaagattcgtctcgtggatttcgtctaaactgtataattagttttattttttatttatatttaatgcttcatgcatgcgtccaaaaattcgatgtgacggagaatcttgaaaaatttggcaaaatgaagtGGATCTAAACAGGGCCCTACTTCACTTGGCTCTCtccgcgccgcgccgcccgctcGGCCGCCCGTGCCTTCCCATCGCCGGCTTGCCATTCCCTCCGTCCAAGCCCGCCTAGGGTTTCCCCCGCCGCTGGAGGCCGCCGCCTAGGCGAGGAGATGACCACTCCAGAGACGGGGCGGGAGCCCTGCCCGGACCGCATCCTCGACGACGTCGGCGGCGCTTTCGGAATGGGCGCCGTAGGCGGCTCCCTCTTCCACTTCGTCAAGGGCCTCTACAACTCCCCCAACGGCCACCGCCTCGCCGGGGGCGCCACATCCGCGCGCATGCTCGCGCCTCGCCTCGGCGGCAGCTTCGCCGTCTGGGGCGGCCTCTTCTCCACCTTCGACTGCGCCCTCGTCTACGCCCGCGCCAAGGAGGACCCCTGGAACTCcatcgccgccggcgccgccacggGTGGCCTGCTCGCCGTGCGACAGGGCCTCCTCGCCTCCGGAAGGTCCGCACTCTTTGGCGGCGCCCTCCTCGCGCTCATCGAGGGTGCCGGGATCATGCTCAACCGCATTGGGGtcgtcccgccgccgccgccggacgaCCTGCTGCAGTATCCCGGACAGGATCCCGGCCAGTATGCACCACCACCTAGTTTCCTGGGagtgccgccggcgccgccgatcGATGTCCAGAAGGTCCCGGTCACTGAGTCTGGCGGCCCGACTGGGTGGTTTGGCGGTTTGTTCGGGAAGAAGCAGCAGGACACGGTTGCTGTTGGCGATCGCAAGAAGTCGGAGGTGTTGGAGATGGAGTTGTCAAGGACGGCCGTTCCCTCCTTCGACTACAAGTGAAAAAAAAAGTTAGCATTTGTGTGTTCTATTTTGTTTGCTGGTGATTCCTTCAATTGTtgttgatttgatttgattttgtTGAATGTGGCCGTTATTGTTCTTATGCATGTACTCTGTGGACATGTAGTACTCGGTAGTTTTGACTTTTGAGTTACTTCTTCAATCTCATGGATTTATGATAGCTAATCACATACATTTTCTCCACACAGCGATCCAGAGTGAAACATGCAAAGTGTTTTGATTCCTCCTTCCCATGTGGCAGTTTTGTTGCAATTCTTGAGAAAATTTACACCAAGCTCATACAATTAACTGATTTGTGGTTTGTGCTGTAATTACTAATTAATCTAGGACCATAATTGGTATGCCCACTGTTGTTCCAGTGCTATATGTGTATGCTACGCAGTTGTTGCCTAGGGTATGTTGATGCATACGGTGCAGTAGTGCACAGCATATTAGCAGGGAATTTTTGGCTACACGATGTGGGGTTTCGTCTTCTGCATTTAATTTGTTGGCACAATGTATGTTAAGCAGAGGCAGAATCCTGCAACGTGATAATAACTGTACTCCATTTTATCTATTGGGTCATGCTCTATCTTTCCCTGGTCATCGCTGTTTGATGCTGCTGCTTAAACAATTCAATTAACCCCATTGGTATGGTTTTTGTGTAATCGTCCTGAACCCTAGTCATTGTCTAGCAGATTGTTCAACTAGCGCGAGCCAATCATCCTTGTATCTCTGTTTCTGCTACTGATATCACTAGTATGGTTATTGGTTTTGTGACCATTATGATTTGTGAACTTCAAAGGTTTACCCCACTAGAAGGTTGGCCCGAGGATATATGCTAGGAAAGAGATTAGAAAGAGGGGAAATGGAAAAGAAGTAGTGGCAACACAGGATCTATATAACTTCTATAGTTTCACATGCCTGGCAAACTTTTGCCACTTGCTGTCAGTTTCAGTCATATGTAAAGTATAAACTTGCTTGAATATAGAGTATGGCTTTACCTTTTGTGAGATTACTTTCTTTATGTTGTGCACTTTCGCCTGAAGAGAGTTTTTTCTAATATGCATGTGGACTACTTAAACACGTATGAATTTTTATGTTAGTTCTGTGTGGAGAAAGCACCTGCATTGAATTCTTCCAGTGTTTTACATTTGGCTTCATGATGCATGGATGTTGAGCTCCTGTTTTAGGTACTTATATTGCGAAATAGTAAAAAACTGGAAGCAGTTGAAGTATATGTTCCATTAGAGAAAACAGGAGTTGCATGATAGGTACACCATTTTTGAATAACCTGACCGGAATAGACATTTATATGACTTCAACTACTAGGTCTAGTGATGCTGTTGTTTTagcttttctgttttctttttgtaAGTATCATTAATCCCATTCAACAGTATACCGTTGTTAGGCATACAATATATATTCCAGAGGGTTTCAAAGTGTGCTTCGATGCTATTTAAAaaaaagggtgtacccagtgcagagagcttccgctctgtgcggggtctggggaagggtgtcagtggcaagccttaccctcgcctatgcaatgcgaggagaccgcgactcgaacccggaaccttccggtcacaggcggtaagactctaccggtgcaccaggcccgcccttcgctttgatgggataagtctctgtgttggctggtccttgtggggctgcagcatatggtccttgtggctacatggtggtcttgctgcccatCAAAGACAACATCCTTGACTGGGTAGGATAGCATCTTAGCGTCTAGGACAGCATTATTGACTGGTttggacagcatcttagcatctaggacagcatctNNNNNNNNNNNNNNNNNNNNNNNNNNNNNNNNNNNNNNNNNNNNNNNNNNNNNNNNNNNNNNNNNNNNNNNNNNNNNNNNNNNNNNNNNNNNNNNNNNNNNNNNNNNNNNNNNNNNNNNNNNNNNNNNNNNNNNNNNNNNNNNNNNNNNNNNNNNNNNNNNNNNNNNNNNNNNNNNNNNNNNNNNNNNNNNNNNNNNNNNNNNNNNNNNNNNNNNNNNNNNNNNNNNNNNNNNNNNNNNNNNNNNNNNNNNNNNNNNNNNNNNNNNNNNNNNNNNNNNNNNNNNNNNNNNNNNNNNNNNNNNNNNNNNNNNNNNNNNNNNNNNNNNNNNNNNNNNNNNNNNNNNNNNNNNNNNNNNNNNNNNNNNNNNNNNNNNNNNNNNNNNNNNNNNNNNNNNNNNNNNNNNNNNNNNNNNNNNNNNNNNNNNNNNNNNNNNNNNNNNNNNNNNNNNNNNNNNNNNNNNNNNNNNNNNNNNNNNNNNNNNNNNNNNNNNNNNNNNNNNNNNNNNNNNNNNNNNNNNNNNNNNNNNNNNNNNNNNNNNNNNNNNNNNNNNNNNNNNNNNNNNNNNNNNNNNNNNNNNNNNNNNNNNNNNNNNNNNNNNNNNNNNNNNNNNNNNNNNNNNNNNNNNNNNNNNNNNNNNNNNNNNNNNNNNNNNNNNNNNNNNNNNNNNNNNNNNNNNNNNNNNNNNNNNNNNNNNNNNNNNNNNNNNNNNNNNNNNNNNNNNNNNNNNNNNNNNNNNNNNNNNNNNNNNNNNNNNNNNNNNNNNNNNNNNNNNNNNNNNNNNNNNNNNNNNNNNNNNNNNNNNNNNNNNNNNNNNNNNNNNNNNNNNNNNNNNNNNNNNNNNNNNNNNNNNNNNNNNNNNNNNNNNNNNNNNNNNNNNNNNNNNNNNNNNNNNNNNNNNNNNNNNNNNNNNNNNNNNNNNNNNNNNNNNNNNNNNNNNNNNNNNNNNNNNNNNNNNNNNNNNNNNNNNNNNNNNNNNNNNNNNNNNNNNNNNNNNNNNNNNNNNNNNNNNNNNNNNNNNNNNNNNNNNNNNNNNNNNNNNNNNNNNNNNNNNNNNNNNNNNNNNNNNNNNNNNNNNNNNNNNNNNNNNNNNNNNNNNNNNNNNNNNNNNNNNNNNNNNNNNNNNNNNNNNNNNNNNNNNNNNNNNNNNNNNNNNNNNNNNNNNNNNNNNNNNNNNNNNNNNNNNNNNNNNNNNNNNNNNNNNNNNNNNNNNNNNNNNNNNNNNNNNNNNNNNNNNNNNNNNNNNNNNNNNNNNNNNNNNNNNNNNNNNNNNNNNNNNNN
It encodes:
- the LOC136495695 gene encoding mitochondrial import inner membrane translocase subunit TIM17-2-like → MTSSPDLNGQPCPDRILEDVGNTFGMGAVGGSLFHFVKGLRDSPNGHRLAGGATAVRMNAPRIGGNFAVWGSLFSTFDCAMVYARKKEDPWNSIVAGAATGGLLQLRKGILATGRGAVFGGVFLALIEGAGIMLNRTMANPPPPEDLMMQQEYPAGQDPAAQYVPPGFLGVPPAAPIVVEEVPVADSGRAGWFGGLFGRKQQDKVASGDRRSDELELDLPSTAVPSFD
- the LOC136495706 gene encoding mitochondrial import inner membrane translocase subunit TIM17-2-like, yielding MTTPETGREPCPDRILDDVGGAFGMGAVGGSLFHFVKGLYNSPNGHRLAGGATSARMLAPRLGGSFAVWGGLFSTFDCALVYARAKEDPWNSIAAGAATGGLLAVRQGLLASGRSALFGGALLALIEGAGIMLNRIGVVPPPPPDDLLQYPGQDPGQYAPPPSFLGVPPAPPIDVQKVPVTESGGPTGWFGGLFGKKQQDTVAVGDRKKSEVLEMELSRTAVPSFDYK